From a region of the Sminthopsis crassicaudata isolate SCR6 chromosome 6, ASM4859323v1, whole genome shotgun sequence genome:
- the LOC141546264 gene encoding vomeronasal type-1 receptor 4-like: MQSNNDTLCILYMLQIIIGVFGNGLILYLYGFNLVSGKRIRPIDTIFVNLFLSHIILILFRGVPISIHFCFQKIFLSDTECKIIVYVQRVSRGLSLCNSCLLSVFQAITISSNSPKWAVLKAKAPKYIVPSCLSIWVCNLLVDTFVPLNVTGVRNNTVNNVKNNLQYCSIDWHAVSTSKALIWKTLYDVVFLGFMAIASGYMVLVLFRHHWQIQYLHSTGVNPIATPETRATKVILLLMIIFVCFYSVSSIFVIIIEKSKDENPWLIHISIFFTLLYSTISPFVLISSDSQILSCCNVFKRIKNSHLHSLKSQNIYM, encoded by the coding sequence ATGCAGTCTAACAATGATACCCTCTGCATTTTATATATGCTTCAGATTATCATTGGAGTCTTTGGGAATGGTTTAATCCTTTACTTGTATGGATTTAATTTAGTCAGTGGTAAAAGGATAAGACCAATTGATacgatttttgttaatttgttcctttcccATATTATATTGATTCTTTTCAGGGGAGTTCCCATTTCAATCCACTTTTGTTTCCAGAAAATTTTCCTGAGTGACACTGAATGCAAAATCATTGTTTATGTGCAGAGAGTGTCCCGGGGACTTTCACTTTGCAATTCCTGCCTCCTGAGTGTCTTCCAGGCCATCACCATCAGTTCCAACAGCCCCAAATGGGCAGTGCTGAAAGCCAAAGCACCAAAGTACATTGTTCCATCCTGTCTCTCTATATGGGTATGCAATTTGTTGGTAGATACTTTTGTGCCTCTAAATGTGACTGGTGTTAGGAACAACACAGTCAATAACGTTAAGAACAACCTACAATATTGTTCTATAGACTGGCATGCTGTTTCTACCTCAAAAGCACTTATCTGGAAGACACTTTATGATGTGGTATTTCTGGGATTCATGGCCATTGCCAGTGGCTACATGGTGCTTGTTTTGTTCAGACACCACTGGCAAATCCAATACCTTCATAGCACTGGTGTCAACCCTATTGCCACCCCAGAAACCAGAGCCACTAAAGTAATCCTGTTGCTCATGATTATCTTTGTATGCTTTTATTCAGTTAGTTCCATCTTTGTTATTATAATAGAAAAATCTAAAGACGAAAACCCGTGGttaatacatatatctatattttttactttactttactcaACAATAAGTCCTTTTgttttaatcagtagtgattctCAGATCCTCAGTTGTTGTAatgttttcaaaagaataaaaaattctcATCTTCATTCATTAAAATCTcagaatatatacatgtaa